The Candidatus Omnitrophota bacterium genome has a window encoding:
- a CDS encoding valine--tRNA ligase: MRELPKAYNPQVIEDSIYKMWEEKGFFSGKPDPKKKPYSIVIPPPNITGILHMGHALNNTIQDILIRFKRMQGFEAEWMPGTDHAGIATQNVVEKKLAKGGMKRQDLGRDKFIEEVWKWREEYGSTIIRQLKKLGCSCDWQRTRFTMDEGLSEAVLEVFVKLYEKGLIYRGNYIINWCPRCQTALSDEESQHKDIEGMLYHIKYPIKGSKEFVVVATTRPETMLGDVAVAVNPKDKRYKELKDKTILLPILNRELKVIFDPLVDMKFGTGALKVTPAHDPVDFELGQKYGLGQINVMHEDATINLPDTDYHGMDRLEAREAIIEDLKDRGLFIKSEAHRHAVGHCYRCHTMVEPRLSPQWFVKMKPLAKPAIEAVKKGKIKFHPDRWTKVYLDWMNNIRDWCISRQIWWGHRIPVYYCRDCNEIMVAKARPETCVKCGSVRIEQDPDVLDTWFSSWLWPFSTFGWPKETPDLRYFYPTNSLVTAQEIIFFWVARMIMAGMEFMGGIPFKDVYIHGTVRDVTGTKMSKSLGNVIDPLDMIAKYGTDALRFSIVSITAQGQDVFLSESKFELGRNFANKLWNASRFIMMNLEEDDINVDLCVFFKAENLPLPERWILSRLYSTIRDVEKCLDEYKFNEAANSIYDFVWHEFCDWYIEIAKAAITEKTTQVVLYKVLEKSLRMLHPFMPFITEEIWQQIPRPKDSKGDSIMIQPWPHIQKDIISEKCETEMKRLIDMITAIRNIRSVWNIEPRLEMKAFVNIHDKKEDEFLCDNTEFIKRLSRLSELTVGRVQKPKSSAAAIVGKSEIYIPLEGLIDFDKEAQRLEKEEDRIACEIKSISARLKDKNFTGKAPEEVVERQRARKTELELQIKKLKDNLKNIE; the protein is encoded by the coding sequence ATGAGAGAATTGCCAAAGGCATATAATCCTCAGGTCATCGAGGACTCTATATACAAGATGTGGGAAGAGAAGGGTTTTTTTTCTGGCAAACCCGATCCCAAAAAGAAGCCATATTCGATAGTCATACCCCCTCCCAATATTACCGGAATCCTTCATATGGGCCACGCTCTAAATAATACAATACAGGACATATTAATACGCTTTAAACGCATGCAGGGCTTTGAGGCTGAATGGATGCCTGGAACCGATCATGCCGGAATTGCCACGCAGAATGTTGTTGAGAAGAAGCTTGCCAAAGGCGGCATGAAGCGCCAGGATCTCGGCCGGGATAAGTTTATAGAAGAGGTATGGAAGTGGCGCGAAGAGTATGGCTCCACCATAATAAGGCAGCTTAAGAAGCTCGGATGTTCATGCGATTGGCAGCGAACACGTTTTACAATGGATGAAGGGCTTTCGGAAGCGGTATTGGAAGTATTCGTAAAATTATACGAAAAAGGGCTCATATATAGAGGCAACTATATAATAAATTGGTGCCCTCGCTGCCAGACGGCTCTATCAGACGAAGAGTCGCAGCATAAAGACATAGAAGGGATGCTTTACCACATAAAATATCCAATAAAGGGATCGAAAGAATTTGTTGTGGTAGCGACGACGAGGCCCGAGACTATGCTGGGCGATGTCGCTGTAGCGGTGAACCCCAAAGACAAGCGTTATAAAGAATTAAAAGATAAAACAATTTTATTGCCGATACTGAATAGAGAGCTAAAGGTGATATTCGATCCTTTGGTCGATATGAAGTTCGGCACAGGGGCGCTTAAAGTAACGCCTGCGCACGACCCTGTGGACTTCGAATTAGGGCAGAAATACGGCCTGGGGCAGATAAACGTGATGCACGAAGACGCGACGATAAACCTGCCGGATACGGATTATCATGGCATGGATAGGCTGGAAGCGCGTGAAGCCATAATAGAGGACTTAAAGGATCGCGGGCTCTTTATAAAGTCAGAGGCGCACAGGCACGCGGTAGGTCACTGTTATCGTTGCCACACGATGGTTGAGCCGCGGCTCTCACCGCAGTGGTTCGTGAAGATGAAGCCCTTGGCAAAACCTGCCATCGAAGCCGTCAAAAAAGGTAAGATTAAATTTCATCCGGATCGATGGACCAAGGTTTATCTGGACTGGATGAATAACATACGCGACTGGTGCATATCAAGACAGATCTGGTGGGGGCACCGCATACCGGTATATTATTGCCGTGACTGTAACGAAATAATGGTGGCGAAGGCCAGGCCCGAAACATGTGTAAAATGCGGCTCTGTGAGGATAGAACAAGACCCGGACGTTCTGGATACATGGTTCTCTTCCTGGCTGTGGCCTTTTTCAACATTCGGATGGCCTAAAGAAACCCCGGACTTAAGATATTTTTATCCGACGAATTCGTTAGTTACCGCGCAGGAGATAATATTTTTCTGGGTAGCCCGCATGATAATGGCCGGTATGGAGTTTATGGGTGGTATACCTTTTAAAGATGTCTATATACATGGGACTGTGCGAGACGTAACCGGAACCAAGATGTCCAAGTCTCTGGGTAATGTCATAGACCCATTGGACATGATAGCCAAGTATGGCACCGACGCGCTTCGTTTCAGTATAGTATCGATAACGGCCCAGGGTCAGGACGTATTTTTATCAGAGAGCAAATTCGAGCTTGGCCGAAATTTTGCCAATAAACTGTGGAACGCGTCAAGATTCATAATGATGAATCTTGAAGAAGATGATATTAACGTAGATCTGTGTGTATTTTTTAAGGCAGAAAACCTGCCTCTTCCGGAAAGGTGGATCCTTTCACGTCTATACTCTACTATCAGGGATGTGGAGAAGTGCCTGGATGAATATAAGTTCAATGAGGCGGCAAATAGTATTTATGATTTTGTCTGGCACGAGTTCTGCGATTGGTATATAGAGATAGCCAAGGCAGCGATTACCGAAAAGACGACCCAAGTAGTGCTGTATAAAGTGCTGGAAAAATCGCTAAGAATGCTGCACCCGTTTATGCCTTTTATTACAGAGGAGATATGGCAGCAGATACCACGGCCGAAAGATTCTAAGGGTGATTCGATAATGATCCAGCCATGGCCGCATATACAGAAAGATATCATATCCGAGAAGTGCGAAACCGAAATGAAGCGCCTTATTGACATGATTACAGCGATAAGAAATATCAGGTCCGTATGGAACATCGAGCCGAGGCTTGAAATGAAGGCTTTTGTGAATATCCATGATAAGAAAGAAGATGAGTTTTTATGTGATAATACAGAGTTCATAAAAAGACTTTCAAGGCTCTCGGAGCTTACCGTGGGCAGGGTGCAGAAGCCGAAAAGTTCCGCCGCGGCGATTGTGGGTAAATCCGAAATATATATTCCGCTGGAAGGCCTTATAGATTTCGATAAAGAGGCCCAGAGGCTTGAAAAAGAAGAGGACAGGATAGCCTGCGAGATAAAATCGATATCCGCGCGCCTTAAAGATAAAAATTTTACCGGTAAGGCGCCGGAAGAAGTCGTTGAAAGACAAAGGGCAAGAAAAACGGAATTGGAACTGCAGATCAAAAAACTGAAAGACAACCTGAAGAATATAGAATAA
- the cimA gene encoding citramalate synthase, with product MAKIELYDTTLRDGAQSEGISFSVADKLKICEKLDELGVDFIEGGWPGANPKDMEFFKKAKSLKLKNSHIVAFGSTRYAKSKAGSDKILKGLLSAGTKYVTIFGKSWDLHVRDVFKVDLGENLKMISDSVKFLKSKGKTVFYDAEHFFDGYKGNKEYALKTLKAAQDAGAARIILCDTNGGTITSQVFEIVKEVKLVIKTPLGIHAHNDIEMAVANSVAAIQAGCVQAHGTINGYGERCGNANLVSIIANLKLKLGINCVSDFALRELTEIAHFVAEISNMKLQDNQPFAGNSAFAHKAGVHVNAILKNPKTYEHVDPARVGNHRRLLISELSGKSTIIKKAQDLNLDLGKDAEKSKAILKVLQEMENRGYHFEAAEASLELLIKRVMKTFKDFFELESFRVIMEKNKGGKMLSEATIKLKVGKELEHTASLGDGPVNALDSALRKALKKFYPRLAQMHLIDYKVRVLDEKEGTAARVRVLIQSQDKDDSWWTIGVSENVIEASWFALVDSIEYKLLKDSKK from the coding sequence ATGGCCAAGATAGAACTTTATGATACGACTTTAAGGGATGGCGCTCAATCCGAAGGCATCTCCTTTTCTGTCGCCGACAAGCTAAAGATCTGTGAAAAACTCGACGAGCTTGGCGTGGATTTTATCGAAGGGGGCTGGCCCGGAGCTAATCCTAAAGATATGGAATTTTTTAAGAAGGCGAAGAGCCTTAAGCTGAAGAATTCGCATATTGTCGCGTTTGGCTCTACGCGTTACGCAAAATCCAAGGCTGGCTCTGATAAGATTCTGAAAGGACTTTTGTCAGCTGGTACTAAATATGTAACTATTTTCGGCAAATCATGGGATCTTCATGTAAGGGACGTCTTTAAGGTCGATCTGGGCGAAAACCTTAAGATGATATCGGACTCCGTTAAATTCTTGAAGTCAAAAGGTAAGACCGTGTTTTATGATGCCGAACACTTTTTTGACGGTTACAAGGGTAATAAAGAATACGCTTTAAAGACGTTAAAAGCCGCCCAAGACGCGGGCGCGGCGAGGATCATTTTGTGCGATACAAATGGCGGCACTATAACGAGCCAGGTATTTGAGATAGTCAAAGAGGTTAAGCTGGTCATTAAAACACCTCTTGGTATACATGCGCACAATGATATCGAAATGGCTGTAGCGAATTCCGTAGCCGCTATTCAGGCCGGCTGCGTCCAGGCGCACGGCACCATCAACGGTTATGGCGAAAGGTGCGGGAACGCCAACCTTGTTTCGATCATCGCTAACCTTAAACTGAAACTCGGCATTAATTGCGTATCCGATTTTGCGTTAAGGGAGTTAACCGAAATAGCCCACTTTGTCGCTGAAATTTCCAATATGAAATTACAGGACAACCAGCCTTTCGCGGGGAATAGCGCGTTTGCCCATAAGGCCGGTGTCCACGTAAATGCCATTTTGAAAAATCCAAAGACTTATGAACACGTCGATCCCGCCAGAGTGGGCAACCATAGGCGGCTTTTGATATCCGAACTATCCGGCAAGTCTACCATTATCAAGAAGGCGCAGGATCTTAATCTCGACTTGGGCAAAGACGCGGAAAAATCGAAGGCGATCTTAAAAGTTCTGCAGGAGATGGAGAACCGCGGCTATCATTTTGAAGCTGCCGAAGCCTCGCTCGAACTTCTGATAAAGCGCGTAATGAAGACATTCAAGGATTTTTTTGAGCTTGAGAGTTTCCGTGTAATCATGGAGAAGAATAAAGGCGGCAAAATGTTGAGTGAGGCGACAATTAAGCTTAAAGTGGGTAAGGAGCTCGAGCACACCGCATCGCTTGGCGACGGGCCTGTAAACGCGCTTGACAGCGCTTTGCGTAAAGCACTTAAAAAATTCTATCCTCGATTGGCCCAGATGCATCTCATCGATTATAAGGTCAGGGTCCTGGACGAGAAAGAGGGCACCGCCGCGCGCGTGCGCGTTCTCATTCAGTCGCAGGATAAAGATGATTCATGGTGGACCATTGGAGTGTCAGAAAACGTTATCGAAGCATCCTGGTTCGCCCTTGTCGATTCTATAGAATACAAACTGTTAAAGGATTCAAAAAAATGA
- a CDS encoding aspartate kinase, translating into MSKGIIVQKYGGTSVADISRIQNVAKRVVKTAKAGYDVVVIVSALGDTTDNLMDMALKISMNPPDRELDMLLSTGEQVSCALLAMATHKLGKDAISFTGSQVGIITDNSYTKARIIDIDAKRIVKELKRGRIVIVAGFQGMNVNQDITTLGRGGSNLTAVALAKVLNAKMCEMYTDVEGVFTTDPRIAKDARKIEKISYEEMFELASLGAQVLQPRSIEFAMKFGVPIHVRSSFSEKTGTIISREVKAMEHMVVSGVALNKDEAKVTICDVPDKPGIAAKIFKYIAKNNINVDMIIQNVSRTGATDLSFTVMGTELNKTIKCAKEVSAKVGAGDVTVDKDIAKVSIVGIGMRSHSGVAADMFEALAAEGINIEMISTSEIKISCVVKKNMGEAAVRAIHAKFRLNKAKK; encoded by the coding sequence ATGTCTAAAGGCATTATTGTTCAAAAGTACGGCGGGACGAGCGTCGCGGATATTTCAAGGATCCAGAATGTCGCGAAAAGAGTCGTCAAGACGGCTAAGGCCGGATACGATGTTGTTGTCATAGTATCCGCATTGGGCGATACCACGGATAATCTGATGGATATGGCCCTGAAGATCTCTATGAACCCGCCCGATAGAGAGCTCGACATGCTTTTGTCTACCGGCGAGCAGGTGTCATGCGCTCTTCTGGCCATGGCTACCCATAAGCTGGGTAAAGACGCGATATCTTTTACGGGCTCCCAGGTAGGGATCATCACCGATAACTCCTATACTAAGGCGCGCATAATCGATATTGACGCCAAGCGAATAGTGAAAGAGCTTAAAAGAGGCAGGATAGTAATAGTCGCCGGCTTCCAGGGCATGAACGTTAACCAGGATATAACCACTTTAGGCCGCGGAGGGTCCAATCTTACCGCTGTCGCGCTTGCGAAAGTTTTGAACGCGAAGATGTGTGAGATGTATACCGATGTCGAGGGTGTATTTACCACGGATCCAAGAATTGCAAAAGACGCAAGAAAGATAGAGAAGATAAGTTATGAAGAGATGTTTGAGCTCGCTTCATTGGGCGCCCAGGTGCTGCAGCCGCGCTCAATAGAATTCGCGATGAAGTTTGGCGTCCCCATACACGTAAGGTCGAGTTTTTCCGAAAAGACAGGTACTATAATTTCCAGGGAGGTAAAGGCTATGGAGCATATGGTGGTTTCCGGTGTGGCGTTAAATAAAGACGAGGCAAAAGTCACTATCTGCGATGTTCCGGACAAGCCGGGTATTGCGGCCAAAATATTCAAGTATATAGCCAAAAATAACATCAATGTCGATATGATCATCCAGAACGTCTCGAGGACGGGCGCGACCGACTTATCTTTTACCGTTATGGGTACCGAGCTCAATAAGACGATAAAATGCGCGAAAGAAGTTTCGGCGAAGGTAGGCGCGGGTGATGTTACCGTGGATAAGGATATCGCTAAGGTTTCTATAGTCGGTATAGGAATGAGAAGCCACTCCGGTGTTGCCGCAGATATGTTCGAAGCCCTGGCCGCGGAAGGCATCAATATAGAGATGATATCTACCAGCGAAATAAAGATATCATGCGTTGTAAAAAAGAATATGGGCGAAGCAGCCGTAAGGGCAATTCACGCAAAGTTCAGGTTAAATAAAGCGAAGAAATAA
- a CDS encoding cofactor-independent phosphoglycerate mutase translates to MKVAILVGDGMSDYPIEELGKKTPLDVAKIPNMNQIAKKGMIGLVKTVPRGMKPASDVANLSILGYDPKAYYTGRGPLEAANIGVEIAENEVAFRCNLITANNDTMADYSSGHIRDNESKILMEFLDKKLGSDKIKFYHGKSYRNLVVIKTRSRDDLNDLMKTSCTPPHDITGKGIGKHLPKGKGAGILMKLMENSKSLLEKHEINRVRVDLKENPANMIWLWGQGTNPNMPSFKGMFGMDGSVISAVDLVNGLGRLTGLELIDVPGATGYYDTNYQGKGECAVNSLKKRDFIFVHVEAPDEAGHNGDVRAKITAIENFDRYVVGAVWNYLKETDDFRIMVLSDHATPVAVRTHVSDPAPFVMAGKGVSHNGFATFSEANAKLSNIIFKSGAALTSALIKTKEVTG, encoded by the coding sequence TTGAAAGTAGCTATTTTAGTCGGCGACGGGATGAGCGATTATCCGATAGAAGAGTTGGGCAAGAAGACCCCGCTTGATGTAGCGAAGATCCCCAACATGAACCAGATCGCCAAAAAAGGCATGATAGGCCTTGTGAAGACCGTGCCGCGCGGCATGAAGCCCGCGAGCGATGTCGCGAATCTTTCAATTTTAGGATATGACCCGAAGGCATACTATACGGGGCGCGGACCTCTTGAAGCGGCAAATATAGGCGTAGAGATAGCCGAAAACGAAGTGGCTTTTAGGTGCAATCTTATAACGGCTAACAATGATACGATGGCCGATTATAGTTCCGGGCACATCAGGGACAATGAGTCAAAGATACTGATGGAATTTCTGGATAAAAAATTAGGAAGCGATAAGATAAAATTTTATCATGGTAAAAGCTACAGAAATCTCGTAGTAATAAAGACGAGATCGCGCGATGATCTAAATGACCTTATGAAGACTTCCTGCACACCGCCGCACGATATAACCGGCAAGGGCATAGGTAAGCATCTTCCTAAGGGCAAGGGCGCAGGGATTCTTATGAAATTAATGGAAAATTCAAAATCTCTTTTGGAAAAACATGAAATAAACAGAGTCAGGGTCGACCTTAAAGAGAATCCCGCGAATATGATATGGTTGTGGGGCCAGGGGACAAATCCCAATATGCCCAGCTTCAAAGGCATGTTTGGCATGGATGGGTCTGTCATTTCCGCCGTAGATCTTGTTAATGGTTTAGGCAGGCTCACAGGCCTTGAGCTTATAGATGTTCCGGGCGCTACCGGATATTATGACACCAACTATCAGGGTAAGGGCGAGTGCGCGGTTAATTCCTTAAAGAAGAGAGATTTTATATTTGTACATGTTGAAGCTCCTGATGAAGCAGGGCACAACGGGGATGTGAGGGCAAAAATTACCGCTATAGAAAATTTTGATAGATATGTTGTGGGTGCGGTATGGAATTACCTGAAGGAGACGGACGATTTCAGAATAATGGTTTTGTCGGACCATGCCACGCCGGTGGCTGTAAGGACGCATGTCTCGGATCCGGCGCCTTTTGTTATGGCAGGCAAGGGCGTTTCTCATAATGGCTTTGCAACCTTCAGTGAGGCGAATGCCAAGCTGAGTAATATAATATTTAAATCGGGCGCCGCATTGACGAGCGCGCTGATTAAAACTAAAGAGGTTACGGGATAG